In the Triticum urartu cultivar G1812 unplaced genomic scaffold, Tu2.1 TuUngrouped_contig_4573, whole genome shotgun sequence genome, TTCAGCAAGCAGCTCTGGAAGTTTTCTCTTTGCTTCCTTGTACTTCTCTTTTTGTTTCTTATTGGTCCTAAACTTTTCAATCTCTTCATTCCTCCTCTGCTCCATCATCTTCTCAATCTTCTCTTGATCTTGGTCTGTCTCCATGAAGTACTCATGCCTCTCACTACCATAGTCCAATGCAAActctggttcacttggacccttAAGCTTCAAACATGAACTCTCCTGGGTGTTCATGACCTGGACAGGCTGTGGTTGGGGCTTAACTGGACTGGGGAAAAGAACTCTTGAAGTATCTACCTCATAGACAAGTGGTACACCTAATTCAAACAAAGGGACCTACTCTTCATAAACATGACCAATGTTCAGGTCAGCTGGTGTGGGTGCATCACTTCTCATGACTGTAATGTTAACCACATTATTTCCTTTACTTCATATGTCATCCAACATTTCTTCAACCTTGTCATCATCAGTTAATTCTTCCATTCCTGACACCCCAACTCCTCGATCTCTGACATAATACATATAATCTCTTGAACTAAAGCCTTCCAACTCTATTAGTGCAATAAGATTCCAATATGTTATGTCTAATAAGCAAATGGTTCTTTCCAAATTATCTCTATCAAAGAAATGGAACCTCACTTCCCATTCTTCATCATCCAAcctagttcatttaacatagttGTTAACATTCAGATAAAAACTTGTGTTGAACAATACAGATAAAATTCAGTAAACCTAGTGTTAAACAATTCAGTTAAAACAACTGACTATTGAGCCATTATGTTCAAAACTAGTGTGCAATTGCAGTTGAAACTACTGAGCCATTATGTTAAACTAATGTTAAAGTTAAGTTAAAAACATCTTAGTTAGGAAGACTGAGCAGTGCAATTATGTTAAACTACTGTGTAAGTTGAAAACTAGTGTTACAACTAATTTGCACTCCAAACCATTACTGTAACCCAATAATCCTAACCCTAGAACCCAAACATTACAGATAACATTCAGTTAGCATGACTGAATAATTAAGGGCAAGCTAATTTGCAGTTCACTAACATTACACACAATAATCCAAACCAAATACCAACAACATAATCCCCAACTCTGTACTTGTCCTAGAACCCTAACCCTAGAATCCAGATCGGGGAAACAAGGAAACAGTGAGGAGGGGGAGAGGATGGATGGCTTACACCACACCGCCGAAGGAGGATGCAAAGTGTTGGCTGCCTGTCGGATTTGCCTTCACCGCCTTGGCAAATGCCCTAGCCGCCGTGTACTGCGGGTCCGGGGATTGGGGAGGAGGCACCGCCTGAGAAGGATTCGAGCTCCCGGAGAGCTCCAGTGGATCTCCAGCACCACCAGCATCGCCAGCGGAAGCTCCGCCGCGGCCGTCGCCGCCGCCAGGTTTCGCCTTCCCCATGGAAGCCCCAGGGAGAGCAGAGGAGCGAGTGAGTGAGAAGTGGAGTGGGGGCGGCGCGGTCGGCCGGTCCGACGCGAGCCGACCAAGTCGTCTCGACCAGACGGCGCCGTTTGCCGTCCGTTATGCCACGTAGGGGGAAACCGGGCCCCATCTGTCGGAAACGCACTCAAACGAAGCAAATCGGTCGATCAGTGCACACTGCAAAAAGTTTACTGAATGTGCGGTGTTTTTTGCAAATGATTAGCGACCTCGTGGTTTTCTGTAATCGATGCCCCAAATGTGGTGGTTTTTTTTGCAATTCACTCTCACTTATAAGACAATATGCACAAACAACTTTGGGTAGTTCATTAGTTGATTACGTCATAAGATTTGTGCCTGCCTCGATTGTCAACCCATGTGTTATTTTTGTTGGTCCGCTCTTGGGTTATAAAGCAGTCTGAAACAGTTTTGGATAGGTAAATTAGTTGATTCCGTCACAGGATTTTGACCGATGTCGGTTGTCAACCCACGTGTCATTTTTGTCGGTTCGCTCTTAGGTTTTCACGGGGTGATACATGGTGCTACCTACACCTTTTGCCTCTACCAATGCTGAAATAATCATGTAATTTGCGGTACGGGATCTCTCCGCGATCTTTCTAACTCGTACCTCCTCTTGCGATACGACAGTCTCTATCTAAATCTTGAGATCCTTCCACTCACCATCCGATGAACTAAGGAGTGTTGTCCTTGCAAAACACCACCCTTCATGGAGATCAAGATTCGACAGCACTACCGATGTAGTAACATAGTTTCGATAAACTCAACGACCTTCAAACATCTTTCACTTGATGAAATTCACATCTTTACATGCATGATAAGACCTCGCTTTCGCTCTAGCAAGTCCACCCGGTTGTTCGTCAAGATTGTGAATTCCCCCCCTCGGCGCATGACATTTTTGTTTTCCATTCCAAACCTTCCGTTCAAATGGTACCAGCGCATTTTGCTTCTCGGGGAATTGAAACTGGAGCGAGCAAGTCATCATcaatcttctatatctaaatagctagcccccattaacatatttctctcaacatgcaagcatgccacctCATCATTCAACATTCATGGGAAAGGTCCACCTAAACATGCAACTATTCATAATAAAAATCCACCTCAACATGCAAACATGCATGCATGAAAAATTCCATTCTATTATGCTATTAATATTTAATTCGTACATTCGTTCAAAAACTATCATTTCAAATATTCAGGTTTCATATATAACCAAGACCTCATTTTCGCAACAACGCGCGAGGCATCATCTAATTCTAAAAATGGCCGGGCGTTAGTGTGCATGCAGATCCGGCCTCGTTGGCTTTCCGGATTAGCTGTAACACCGCGGCCCGCTAATTAATGATGACACGAGGAGTAGGCAGCTTCGTTCGCAGCGGAGTCGTTGGGTACTTAATAATAACCAATGAATCATGAATTAACGAGCAGTAGTGTGGAGCACGTGAGACGGTGGCGGTCTCATGATTTATTTCTTCTCTAGCCTGTAGCCAATCTCACGACGGCCTAACTTTTTTTTTCCGGAGGGAACATGACGGCTTAACGGAAGGAAGGGagcgggcgggcgggcgggcggcCAGCCTAGCATCGCACAAGAAAAGAAAAGCGACCCGGCCCAACTGCCGTGCCCACggatttgtttttcattttttttcggaggagagagaggggggaaaAGCGACGCGTTACGCCACGTCACCCGCGCCCCAACAAACTCCGCCATTTTCTTTTGCGGAGGAAAAGTAGAGAGAGAAGGTCCAAGTTCCGAGTCCTCCCTCCGTCCCCGTCTTCCTCCTCCAGCGACTGCTTCTTCCCACCGGCCGCGCCGCCCCACCGACCGGACCCAACCACCGCCGCGCTCCGCTTGACTCCTCCCTCCCTCCGCCCGCTCCTCGGAGGCACAGGTACGTGCTCAGCGGTCAGCGCCGTCGCGTGCTGCCTCGCCTCGCCGTGGGCGCGTGGGTGCTGCTGCGTTGGCCGCGCGCGGCCTCGGATGTATCCGGCCGGTGGTTTGTTGCGCTAGTAGGCTCCCGGCTCGGCCGGCGGTGCGGGCAGATTTGGCCCCCGCCGCCTTTTTGGTCGCGGTCGCGGTAGTGGGGGATTTGTCAGAGTTCTCGGGATTCTTTCCCCTCTGTATGGGTGGGATTTACTCTAGATGCCGTCGGACTGTTCTCCATTTCGCGATGCGGGCTGCTTTGGCTCCGCCCTTCCGTAGATTGACTGCCGCGCGCGTGATCCTGCGGAGAGCGTGCCTCGCGCGATCTTATCGTGATCTGATGTTTCTCACCTGTCAATTTCGTTGTCGCAGGTCGGGGGCGCTCGATTCGGCGCGCTGCCTCGCCGGACACGCCAGCTCTGGGTGTGGGTGGAGGCACAGCTCGGCTCCCCGCTGTGGTGCTGCGACggacctagggtttactgttcagcAGCAGCAGGGTGAGGTGGCACCTCCTGCTGCCGGGGACCCAGGGGACGAGGCAGCTTAATTCGGCGTCCGTGTCGGGGAGATTTGGACTGATCTGGGTGGTAGTATGATCAAGCAGATCCTTGGGCGGTTCCCTAAGAAGCCGTCCAAGTCCGGGGACAAGGATCCGATCGGACGGTCAGGCGCCTCCGTGTCCAACCCTCCGAGAGGCGCGGAGAGGGCATCCGGCCACACGCCAATTATCTCCAGCTCTGGGCTCAGCTACGGCGGCGGCCAGCATCCGGGTAACGGAAACAACTCGAGGGTCAACAATGGCAATTCATCGGCCTTCGAGCTGCTCCCGGGCTTTAAGGATGTCCCCAACGCCGAGAAGAATAACCTCTTTGTCAAGAAACTGAACCTGTGCTGCGTCACGTTTGACTTCAGCGACCCGACAAAGAGCATGAAGGAGAAGGAAGTAAAACGACAAACTCTGTTGGAGCTCGTGGACTATGTCGCCTCGGCCAATCAGAAGTTTCCGGAGATAGTTATGCAGGAGACCACGAGGATGGTTTCTCTGAACCTGTTCAGGACGCTGACCACCCCTCCCAGGGAGAACAACATTTCAGCCTATGATTTGGATGAGGATGAGCCTGTGATGGACCCTGCTTGGTCGCACTTGCAGATTGTTTATGAGTTGTTCTTGAGGTTCATTCAGTCTCCGGAGACTGATGCCAAGCTGGCTAAAAGGTACATCGATCATTCCTTTGTCCTCAGGCTACTTGATCTCTTTGACTCTGAAGACCCCAGGGAGAGAGAGTACCTCAAGATGATACTCCATCGTGTCTATGGAAAGTTCATGGTTCATCGGCCAGTTATTAGGAAAGCCATCAACAACACCTTCTACCAGTTCATCTACGAAACTGAAAAGCACAATGGAATTGCAGAGCTACTGGAGATCTTAGGGAGCATCATCAACGGGTTTGCGTTGCCACTTAAGGAAGAGCATAAATTGTTCCTTATCAGGGCCTTGATTCCACTTCACAAGCCAAAGTGCATTGCAATGTACCATCAACAGTTGTCTTACTGCATTACGCAGTTCGTTGAAAAAGATTGTAAACTTTCAGACACAGTTATCAGGGGCCTACTGAAATATTGGCCCATCACAAACAGCAACAAGGAGGTGATGTTTTTGGGAGAGTTAGAAGAGATACTAGAAGCTACACAGCCTGCAGAGTTTCAGAAATGCATGGTTCCTCTTTTCCGCCAGATTGCACGTTGTCTGAACAGCTCTCACTTTCAGGTAATATTAACCGCACACGGTACCTTTTTTTATTAGAAGTATACATCTATTTGTGTTGCTTGATGCTTCATTTTCCATTTCTTCTGTTGTGTAATTTTGATCTGTCCTTTTGTCCCTGGATAGGTAACAAATAAATAGTGATAAAATCTCATTTTATTTATTATGTTTCTATTCAAGACATGGTAGTGCAGATTTAGTATTTGTATTGTGTCAATTTATCCGGTGGCTGGTCTGTCTAGAATTAGTGCACACGTTACCTTATTGCACGGAATGTCATATTTCCAGCTCACTGCTTTGTATTTGAAACGACACTTTTGTGATAGTTTTCTCTATTCCATACTTTTCCGTTTACTTTCAGGGCCTCCTTTTTTAGAGCGCCCTGTTATTTTGTGCTAATGACACGCAGTGCGGTGCTGCACGCAATCTCTGACATCACAGCTTCGCCAAAAAGCCGTTTTTTATTTAATTTTAGACATAAATGCTGCATGTTTAAGTCGTCATGGAGCACTGCTGGGCTCCCAGCACTATGACTGAAACATGCTAGCAGAATAAATATGCCAAAGTAAAACTTATACGATTAGTTTTAATAATGGTTTGGCAGTTCTCTGGTTAGTGACATTGTCACAGAAGCAAACTCTATCAGCTGTTTATGGCTTTTGCCTACAATGGGCACCTGACAAGATTCTGTTTAGGAGATGTCTGTTTCGTGTGGGCCATTATCCTATGGCCTAATTCAGGGACTTCACTTGCACTTTATTCCATCAAAAGCCCTTGTGGCACATCTTGAATCTGTCAGAATTTTGAAAAGCTGATGCTTCTGGTTCTTTATTCTCATTCTTCATGATTATGTGAATAGAACCTTTACTTTGTTGTTGGAGAAGGCACTCATGAATGCACATGCTAGCATGCTTGAAGTCGCAGAACCAGAGTATATCATTAACTGGTGAATTGTAGCTAATGGTGCTTATGCCACTTCCAGGTTGCTGAGAGATCATTGTTTTTGTGGAACAATGACCATATCGAGAGTTTGATCAAACAAAACAGCAAGGTGATATTGCCTATCATATTCCCTGCACTGGAGAGAAATTCCAGCGGGCACTGGAACCCAGCTGTGCAAAGCCTCACTCTTAATGTGCGCAAATTGTTCTCTGATCATGACGCCGGACTGTACACCGAGTGTCTGCGGAAATACGAagaagccaaagccaaagagaaGGAGAATAAATTGAAGCAAGAAGCCACATGGAAACGCCTAGAAGAGATTGC is a window encoding:
- the LOC125528017 gene encoding serine/threonine protein phosphatase 2A 57 kDa regulatory subunit B' theta isoform-like, whose translation is MIKQILGRFPKKPSKSGDKDPIGRSGASVSNPPRGAERASGHTPIISSSGLSYGGGQHPGNGNNSRVNNGNSSAFELLPGFKDVPNAEKNNLFVKKLNLCCVTFDFSDPTKSMKEKEVKRQTLLELVDYVASANQKFPEIVMQETTRMVSLNLFRTLTTPPRENNISAYDLDEDEPVMDPAWSHLQIVYELFLRFIQSPETDAKLAKRYIDHSFVLRLLDLFDSEDPREREYLKMILHRVYGKFMVHRPVIRKAINNTFYQFIYETEKHNGIAELLEILGSIINGFALPLKEEHKLFLIRALIPLHKPKCIAMYHQQLSYCITQFVEKDCKLSDTVIRGLLKYWPITNSNKEVMFLGELEEILEATQPAEFQKCMVPLFRQIARCLNSSHFQVAERSLFLWNNDHIESLIKQNSKVILPIIFPALERNSSGHWNPAVQSLTLNVRKLFSDHDAGLYTECLRKYEEAKAKEKENKLKQEATWKRLEEIASSRATSGEAVLVHRTLPRQSSAV